A DNA window from Vigna angularis cultivar LongXiaoDou No.4 chromosome 1, ASM1680809v1, whole genome shotgun sequence contains the following coding sequences:
- the LOC128195369 gene encoding uncharacterized protein LOC128195369: protein MTSSSAALISQRIDELVEQQTQGTFVGQGRDDILTTAIGRPEHPGRVRGVPGAIGLRDYFGPTQKTPQSMSQETLRQMDLQWEERLNQSMRSMEQRFMEQLQEQKQIQRALEEKLHSMTQGHMGADETPTAPRVSTRGSCSAVEPNEYSGQYELLVDGDPPRIVAVGRVLDGGETIHGVAILPQHFLTT, encoded by the exons atgacatcttcctcagctgccttgatctcacagagaatt gatgagttggttgagcagcagactcaggggacatttgttggccaaggtagggacgacattctgacaacggccattggaaggcccgagcacccaggacgtgtacgtggagttccaggggcgattggtcttcgtgactattttggccctacacagaaaaccccccaatcaatgagtcaggagacactgaggcagatggatcttcagtgggaggaaagactcaaccaaagcatgagatcaatggagcaacgattcatggagcagctacaagaacaaaaacaaatacaaagagcgcttgaagaaaagctgcattccatgacgcaaggcCACATGGGGGCCGATGAAACTCCCACAGcacctcgtgtcagcactagaggatcatgctctgctgtagaacccaatgagtatagcggtcaatatgagctgttggttgatggggatcccccacgcattgtggctgtcggacgagtgcttgatGGAGGGGAGACCATTCATGGTGTTGccatattaccccagcac TTTCTAAcgacttaa